The following are encoded in a window of Maylandia zebra isolate NMK-2024a linkage group LG5, Mzebra_GT3a, whole genome shotgun sequence genomic DNA:
- the si:dkey-202e22.2 gene encoding netrin-4 isoform X1 — protein sequence MHVVNTAGTRTTLSNMLGTSRHLMLVALGWLFLVVMRGSEAVSSCLDRACSPPIGNLASGRTLFTLSNCCGNSTSQHPLCPQPSVSPQACSQDPHPALHMTDDPFLHPDTWWASGGRRTMRGQQDEIRLDLETKFCLTHLVLVFKSPRPAAMAIERSVDFGKTWEALKVFAYNCSLEFGLPDDFNQPGSLCTSRYTDAAPCTGGEVILRTLNPSSAMTLDPYSPEALSHLTITNLRVRLLKFQTCSPALTPPGRWTSITSSVHSPPSSSENSASAPYAIYTLLARGTCLCHGHAEYCVPHNNGNKETEDSNMVFGRCLCTHHTAGDHCDKCAPLYNDQPWRPANGSSGEANSCQKCECHGHAATCHFSQRAWLSSGRLSGGVCEDCQHNTAGRRCHRCRYGYHRRPSLPLSSPHTCTRCWCDPQGSFPSPPGKEEPWCHARSGQCHCKSGVGGTSCSHCLPGYWGFGGEGCKPCTCPHQCDPFTGQCLHSYTNKQMLNVPIGGKIPDLDHFLPTEEEAHLSQELTVSALHYTGKCSCKEKKLRSASELCKTKHDYVIKANVLSAHDKGSHAEVHVKVRKVLRSGQVALRLGTASIYPLSWTSRGCTCPILNPGMEYLLAGKEERATGRLLVTMQSVVVPWTPRVGLIVSNSLRNGCR from the exons ATGCATGTTGTAAACACAGCAGGAACGAGGACAACGCTGTCTAATATGCTCGGGACATCTCGACATCTGATGCTGGTGGCTCTCGGTTGGCTATTTTTGGTTGTGATGCGCGGCAGCGAAGCAG TTTCTAGTTGCCTGGACCGTGCCTGTAGTCCACCCATAGGAAACCTGGCAAGTGGCAGGACCCTGTTCACCCTCTCAAACTGCTGTGGGAACAGCACatcccagcatcctctgtgtCCCCAACCTTCTGTCAGTCCTCAGGCCTGCTCTCAGGATCCTCACCCAGCTCTTCACATGACTGATGACCCTTTCTTGCATCCAGATACCTGGTGGGCATCAGGTGGACGTAGAACCATGCGGGGGCAGCAGGATGAGATACGTTTAGACCTGGAAACGAAATTCTGTCTTACTCACTTGGTTTTGGTGTTCAAGTCACCGCGGCCTGCTGCCATGGCCATTGAACGCTCAGTGGACTTTGGAAAGACGTGGGAAGCTTTAAAGGTTTTTGCGTATAATTGCAGCTTAGAATTCGGTTTGCCTGATGACTTCAATCAGCCAGGGTCACTGTGTACATCCCGCTATACTGATGCTGCACCCTGCACAGGTGGAGAG GTCATATTACGTACTCTAAACCCCAGCAGTGCTATGACACTCGACCCCTACAGTCCAGAGGCCCTCTCTCACCTGACCATCACAAATCTCCGTGTCAGACTGCTAAAATTCCAGACCTGTAGCCCAGCTCTGACCCCCCCAGGACGCTGGACAAGCATCACATCCTCAGTCCACAGCCCCCCGTCCAGTTCAGAAAATTCTGCTTCAGCACCTTATGCTATTTATACTTTACTGGCAAGAGGCACCTGCCTGTGCCATGGACATGCTGAGTATTGTGTACCACACAACAATGGAAACAAGGAAACAGAGGACAGTAACATG GTGTTTGGTAGGTGTCTGTGTACTCACCACACAGCTGGAGATCACTGTGACAAGTGCGCCCCGCTCTACAATGATCAACCTTGGAGGCCTGCCAATGGAAGCAGTGGGGAGGCCAACTCATGCCAGA AGTGTGAGTGCCATGGTCACGCAGCTACCTGCCACTTCTCTCAGCGGGCATGGCTTTCCTCTGGCAGACTCAGTGGGGGTGTGTGTGAGGACTGCCAGCACAACACAGCGGGGCGTAGATGCCATCGCTGTCGCTATGGCTACCACCGCCGCCCATCCCTGCCCCTCAGCTCCCCCCACACGTGCACAC GCTGCTGGTGTGATCCTCAGGGTTCTTTCCCTTCTCCACCTGGAAAGGAGGAACCCTGGTGCCACGCTAGGAGTGGCCAGTGCCACTGTAAATCTGGTGTAGGGGGCACAAGCTGCAGCCACTGTCTACCTGGCTACTGGGGCTTTGGAGGGGAGGGATGCAAACCTTGCACATGCCCCCACCAATGTGATCCATTCACTGGCCAGTGTCTCCACAG CTACACAAATAAGCAAATGTTAAATGTGCCCATTGGTGGGAAAATACCTGATTTGGATCATTTTTTGCCAACTGAAGAAGAAGCACACTTGTCTCAGGAGCTCACAGTCTCTGCTCTGCATTACACAG GGAAGTGTAGCTGTAAAGAGAAAAAGCTGAGAAGTGCGTCTGAGCTCTGTAAGACCAAACATGATTATG TCATCAAGGCCAATGTGTTGTCTGCTCATGACAAAGGCAGCCATGCCGAAGTACACGTCAAAGTTCGCAAGGTCCTTCGATCAGGTCAGGTGGCGCTGCGCTTAGGAACCGCCAGCATCTATCCTCTGTCCTGGACCAGCCGTGGCTGCACATGCCCCATATTAAACCCAG
- the si:dkey-202e22.2 gene encoding netrin-4 isoform X2, whose translation MTDDPFLHPDTWWASGGRRTMRGQQDEIRLDLETKFCLTHLVLVFKSPRPAAMAIERSVDFGKTWEALKVFAYNCSLEFGLPDDFNQPGSLCTSRYTDAAPCTGGEVILRTLNPSSAMTLDPYSPEALSHLTITNLRVRLLKFQTCSPALTPPGRWTSITSSVHSPPSSSENSASAPYAIYTLLARGTCLCHGHAEYCVPHNNGNKETEDSNMVFGRCLCTHHTAGDHCDKCAPLYNDQPWRPANGSSGEANSCQKCECHGHAATCHFSQRAWLSSGRLSGGVCEDCQHNTAGRRCHRCRYGYHRRPSLPLSSPHTCTRCWCDPQGSFPSPPGKEEPWCHARSGQCHCKSGVGGTSCSHCLPGYWGFGGEGCKPCTCPHQCDPFTGQCLHSYTNKQMLNVPIGGKIPDLDHFLPTEEEAHLSQELTVSALHYTGKCSCKEKKLRSASELCKTKHDYVIKANVLSAHDKGSHAEVHVKVRKVLRSGQVALRLGTASIYPLSWTSRGCTCPILNPGMEYLLAGKEERATGRLLVTMQSVVVPWTPRVGLIVSNSLRNGCR comes from the exons ATGACTGATGACCCTTTCTTGCATCCAGATACCTGGTGGGCATCAGGTGGACGTAGAACCATGCGGGGGCAGCAGGATGAGATACGTTTAGACCTGGAAACGAAATTCTGTCTTACTCACTTGGTTTTGGTGTTCAAGTCACCGCGGCCTGCTGCCATGGCCATTGAACGCTCAGTGGACTTTGGAAAGACGTGGGAAGCTTTAAAGGTTTTTGCGTATAATTGCAGCTTAGAATTCGGTTTGCCTGATGACTTCAATCAGCCAGGGTCACTGTGTACATCCCGCTATACTGATGCTGCACCCTGCACAGGTGGAGAG GTCATATTACGTACTCTAAACCCCAGCAGTGCTATGACACTCGACCCCTACAGTCCAGAGGCCCTCTCTCACCTGACCATCACAAATCTCCGTGTCAGACTGCTAAAATTCCAGACCTGTAGCCCAGCTCTGACCCCCCCAGGACGCTGGACAAGCATCACATCCTCAGTCCACAGCCCCCCGTCCAGTTCAGAAAATTCTGCTTCAGCACCTTATGCTATTTATACTTTACTGGCAAGAGGCACCTGCCTGTGCCATGGACATGCTGAGTATTGTGTACCACACAACAATGGAAACAAGGAAACAGAGGACAGTAACATG GTGTTTGGTAGGTGTCTGTGTACTCACCACACAGCTGGAGATCACTGTGACAAGTGCGCCCCGCTCTACAATGATCAACCTTGGAGGCCTGCCAATGGAAGCAGTGGGGAGGCCAACTCATGCCAGA AGTGTGAGTGCCATGGTCACGCAGCTACCTGCCACTTCTCTCAGCGGGCATGGCTTTCCTCTGGCAGACTCAGTGGGGGTGTGTGTGAGGACTGCCAGCACAACACAGCGGGGCGTAGATGCCATCGCTGTCGCTATGGCTACCACCGCCGCCCATCCCTGCCCCTCAGCTCCCCCCACACGTGCACAC GCTGCTGGTGTGATCCTCAGGGTTCTTTCCCTTCTCCACCTGGAAAGGAGGAACCCTGGTGCCACGCTAGGAGTGGCCAGTGCCACTGTAAATCTGGTGTAGGGGGCACAAGCTGCAGCCACTGTCTACCTGGCTACTGGGGCTTTGGAGGGGAGGGATGCAAACCTTGCACATGCCCCCACCAATGTGATCCATTCACTGGCCAGTGTCTCCACAG CTACACAAATAAGCAAATGTTAAATGTGCCCATTGGTGGGAAAATACCTGATTTGGATCATTTTTTGCCAACTGAAGAAGAAGCACACTTGTCTCAGGAGCTCACAGTCTCTGCTCTGCATTACACAG GGAAGTGTAGCTGTAAAGAGAAAAAGCTGAGAAGTGCGTCTGAGCTCTGTAAGACCAAACATGATTATG TCATCAAGGCCAATGTGTTGTCTGCTCATGACAAAGGCAGCCATGCCGAAGTACACGTCAAAGTTCGCAAGGTCCTTCGATCAGGTCAGGTGGCGCTGCGCTTAGGAACCGCCAGCATCTATCCTCTGTCCTGGACCAGCCGTGGCTGCACATGCCCCATATTAAACCCAG